In Halosegnis marinus, one genomic interval encodes:
- a CDS encoding site-2 protease family protein, whose amino-acid sequence MSNEYVAGGPATDAPAPDRLADVFRVESVRRDDDRILYLGEPLVGADELERRVYPAFREAGYDVRLATVQDTETDPISGVELRSRRRALVAQPADGRIDSVPWTNVVMLAATVLTTLFAGSVWYYEPLTGPLDLFTGDKWKFSVAVLSVLAVHELGHYVLSRYHRVNASLPYFIPIPSFIGTLGAVIRMKGRIPDRKALFDIGVAGPLAGLVAAVVVSAVGLLLPPIAVPESVLGSANAVEIRFGYPPLLQFLSTVLDRPLSYADPSRAVNPVVFGGWVGMFVTVLNLLPVGQLDGGHLVRAMAGDRAETVAALVPAALFGLAGYLYLFTDVGFNAPFLWGFWGVFSLGLAYMGSADPVFDEPLDAKRMAVGVLTFALGALCFVPVPFELMS is encoded by the coding sequence ATGAGTAACGAGTACGTCGCGGGCGGTCCCGCGACGGACGCCCCCGCTCCCGACCGGCTCGCCGACGTGTTCCGCGTCGAGTCGGTCCGCCGGGACGACGACCGCATCCTCTATCTCGGCGAGCCGCTGGTCGGCGCCGACGAGCTGGAGCGCCGGGTGTACCCCGCGTTCCGCGAGGCCGGCTACGACGTGCGCCTCGCCACGGTGCAGGACACGGAGACGGACCCCATCTCCGGGGTCGAACTGCGGAGCCGGCGGCGCGCGCTGGTCGCCCAGCCGGCCGACGGCCGCATCGACTCCGTGCCGTGGACGAACGTCGTCATGCTCGCCGCCACCGTCCTCACGACGCTGTTCGCCGGCTCGGTCTGGTACTACGAACCCCTGACCGGCCCGCTCGACCTCTTCACGGGGGACAAGTGGAAGTTCTCGGTCGCGGTGCTGTCGGTGCTCGCGGTCCACGAACTCGGCCACTACGTCCTCTCGCGCTACCACCGCGTGAACGCCTCGCTCCCGTACTTCATCCCGATTCCCTCCTTTATCGGGACGCTCGGGGCCGTCATCCGGATGAAGGGGCGCATCCCCGACCGGAAGGCGCTGTTCGACATCGGCGTCGCCGGCCCGCTCGCCGGCCTCGTCGCCGCGGTGGTCGTCAGCGCGGTCGGCCTCCTGCTCCCGCCCATCGCGGTCCCCGAGTCCGTCCTCGGGAGCGCGAACGCGGTGGAGATACGCTTCGGCTATCCGCCGCTCCTCCAGTTCCTCTCGACGGTGCTCGACCGCCCCCTCAGCTACGCGGACCCGTCGCGGGCCGTCAACCCCGTCGTCTTCGGCGGCTGGGTCGGGATGTTCGTCACCGTCCTCAACCTCCTTCCGGTGGGCCAACTCGACGGCGGCCACCTCGTCCGCGCGATGGCCGGCGACCGCGCCGAGACCGTCGCCGCGCTCGTCCCCGCCGCGCTGTTCGGGCTGGCGGGCTACCTCTACCTGTTCACGGACGTCGGGTTCAACGCGCCCTTCCTGTGGGGCTTCTGGGGCGTGTTCTCGCTCGGGCTGGCGTACATGGGGTCGGCCGACCCGGTGTTCGACGAACCGCTCGACGCGAAGCGGATGGCGGTGGGCGTGCTCACCTTCGCCCTCGGCGCGCTGTGTTTCGTCCCGGTCCCGTTCGAACTGATGAGCTAG
- the lysS gene encoding lysine--tRNA ligase, which yields MTSPHTLSGRRYDFWADAAADAVEERVGTADEHDDPVVIKGGISPSGVPHFGNMNELMRGHFVAEVLRERGHEVRQVFTTDDRDPLRKLPRKLADLDGNIVGLGEVDAAALGENLGKPYTAIPDPFGCCDSYGDHFSEIIRQSADLLDVDIQVESNTDLYESGRLEEATRHVLEHADEARAILSEYQDKVDESYVPFNPVCGSCGKVTETVTAVDAAAGTVEYRCTDMEAGGRVIEGCGHEGTATLREGKLPWRFEWPAQWRVLGVDFEPFGKDHAEGSWPSGEHIARDLFGDEPPVPMVYEWFTLDGEAFSSSEGNVVMVSEVLDLLEPEVVRHFFAKDPKRARDFSVERLDLLVDEFDRFERLHFGEETGEEADVARAERAYPFVVADPDPDRVRIPYTFAAVLGMTDDPDLRETMARRSGHIPADATAERVERALARVEKARNWAVRTDNEYNYRLAEELPDVSFDDATTNALADLAGFVEAEEPDGEALQEAVYETARDHGVDVGDFFTAGYRLFLNEAQGPRLGPFLAALDTTFVLDRLRLRG from the coding sequence ATGACCTCCCCGCACACCCTCTCCGGCCGCCGGTACGACTTCTGGGCCGACGCGGCCGCCGACGCCGTCGAGGAGCGCGTCGGGACCGCCGACGAGCACGACGACCCGGTCGTCATCAAGGGGGGCATCTCGCCGTCGGGCGTCCCCCACTTCGGCAACATGAACGAGCTGATGCGGGGCCACTTCGTCGCCGAGGTGCTCCGCGAGCGGGGCCACGAGGTCAGGCAGGTGTTCACCACCGACGACCGCGACCCGCTCCGGAAGCTCCCCCGGAAGCTCGCCGACCTCGACGGCAACATCGTCGGCCTCGGCGAGGTGGACGCGGCCGCGCTCGGCGAGAACCTCGGCAAGCCGTACACCGCCATCCCGGACCCGTTCGGCTGCTGTGACTCCTACGGCGACCACTTCTCGGAGATAATCCGCCAGTCGGCCGACCTGCTCGACGTGGACATCCAGGTGGAGTCGAACACCGACCTCTACGAGTCCGGGCGGCTGGAGGAGGCGACCCGCCACGTCCTCGAACACGCCGACGAGGCCCGCGCGATACTCTCGGAGTACCAGGACAAGGTTGACGAGTCGTACGTTCCCTTCAACCCCGTCTGCGGGTCCTGCGGCAAGGTGACGGAGACGGTGACCGCGGTGGACGCCGCGGCCGGCACGGTCGAGTACCGCTGTACCGACATGGAGGCCGGCGGCCGCGTCATCGAGGGCTGCGGCCACGAGGGGACCGCGACCCTCAGGGAAGGGAAACTGCCGTGGCGCTTCGAGTGGCCCGCCCAGTGGCGCGTGCTCGGGGTCGACTTCGAGCCGTTCGGGAAGGACCACGCGGAGGGGTCGTGGCCCTCCGGCGAACACATCGCCCGCGACCTGTTCGGCGACGAGCCGCCCGTCCCGATGGTGTACGAGTGGTTCACCCTCGACGGCGAGGCGTTCTCCTCCTCGGAGGGGAACGTCGTGATGGTCTCGGAGGTGCTCGACCTCCTCGAACCCGAGGTGGTGCGCCACTTCTTCGCGAAGGACCCCAAGCGCGCCCGGGACTTCTCCGTCGAGCGGCTGGACCTGCTCGTGGACGAGTTCGACCGCTTCGAGCGGCTCCACTTCGGCGAGGAGACCGGCGAGGAGGCGGACGTGGCCCGCGCCGAGCGCGCGTACCCGTTCGTGGTCGCCGACCCGGACCCCGACCGCGTCCGCATCCCGTACACCTTCGCGGCCGTGCTCGGGATGACCGACGACCCCGACCTCCGCGAGACGATGGCCCGGCGGTCGGGCCACATCCCCGCGGACGCCACGGCGGAGCGGGTCGAGCGGGCGCTCGCCCGCGTCGAGAAGGCGCGCAACTGGGCCGTCCGCACGGACAACGAGTACAACTACCGGCTCGCGGAGGAGCTCCCCGACGTGTCGTTCGACGACGCGACGACGAACGCGCTCGCCGACCTCGCCGGCTTCGTCGAGGCCGAGGAGCCGGACGGCGAGGCGCTCCAGGAGGCCGTCTACGAGACGGCCCGCGACCACGGGGTGGACGTGGGCGACTTCTTCACCGCCGGCTACCGCCTCTTCCTGAACGAGGCGCAGGGGCCGCGGCTCGGCCCGTTCCTCGCGGCGCTGGACACGACGTTCGTCCTCGACCGCCTCCGCCTGCGCGGGTAG
- a CDS encoding DNA-binding protein: MSGQPDDEDIEELRKQKLEQLKEQQGGGADEEAREAQRQQAEAQKKAMLRQTLTDGARQRLNSVKMSKPDFAEQVEQQVVALARSGRVQGQIDEEQMKSLLQELQPDQQDFNIKRR, translated from the coding sequence ATGAGCGGACAGCCCGACGACGAGGACATCGAGGAGCTCCGGAAGCAGAAGCTCGAACAGCTGAAGGAACAGCAGGGCGGCGGCGCCGACGAGGAGGCCCGCGAGGCCCAGCGCCAGCAGGCGGAGGCCCAGAAGAAGGCGATGCTCCGCCAGACGCTCACGGACGGGGCGCGACAGCGGCTCAACTCCGTGAAGATGTCGAAGCCGGACTTCGCGGAGCAGGTCGAACAGCAGGTGGTCGCGCTCGCCCGGAGCGGCCGCGTCCAGGGGCAGATCGACGAGGAGCAGATGAAGTCGCTCCTCCAGGAGCTCCAGCCCGATCAGCAGGACTTCAACATCAAACGGCGGTAG
- a CDS encoding lysylphosphatidylglycerol synthase transmembrane domain-containing protein: MDIDLRATVVGFALAAVVLAGVLSLVGIGRVTEAIVAADLATLAAVLGVAVCWLSAWGLALHTVLSGLGSSVRRHVAVLVFAAATFANNVTPFGQAGGEPVAALFVSRAGDTEYETGLAAIASVDSLNFVPSILLASGGIAYFSTRVAFGDRLRFASYAVGALALAVPVLAVVGWRYRYRVEGAAIRAVTPVVRFLGRVVPGRMPPARDAIRSRVEGFFHAIERVTGDRRRLALALGFSTLGWLCLATSLWLSLAALGEAVAYPVVLVVVPVGAIAGITPLPGGLGGVEAVLIALLAALGVPAGAAAAAVVVHRLGTYVLPTVVGGGVAGVLGSNRFTSSG; encoded by the coding sequence ATGGACATCGACCTCCGCGCGACCGTCGTCGGGTTCGCCCTCGCCGCCGTCGTCCTCGCGGGGGTCCTCTCGCTCGTCGGCATCGGTCGGGTCACGGAGGCCATCGTCGCCGCCGACCTCGCGACGCTCGCGGCCGTCCTCGGGGTCGCCGTCTGCTGGCTCTCCGCGTGGGGGCTGGCGCTCCACACCGTCCTCTCGGGGCTCGGCTCGTCCGTCCGCCGGCACGTCGCCGTCCTCGTGTTCGCGGCCGCGACGTTCGCCAACAACGTCACGCCGTTCGGGCAGGCGGGGGGCGAACCCGTCGCGGCGCTGTTCGTCTCGCGCGCCGGCGACACGGAGTACGAGACGGGGCTCGCGGCCATCGCCAGCGTGGACTCGCTCAACTTCGTCCCCTCCATCCTGCTCGCGTCGGGGGGTATCGCCTACTTCTCGACGCGCGTTGCGTTCGGCGACCGGCTCCGCTTCGCCTCCTACGCCGTCGGCGCGCTCGCGCTCGCCGTGCCCGTCCTCGCCGTCGTCGGCTGGCGCTACCGCTACCGGGTCGAGGGCGCCGCCATCCGCGCGGTGACGCCCGTCGTCCGCTTCCTCGGCCGGGTCGTCCCCGGCCGGATGCCGCCGGCCCGCGACGCCATCCGCTCGCGCGTCGAGGGCTTCTTCCACGCCATCGAGCGCGTCACGGGCGACCGGCGGCGACTGGCGCTCGCCCTCGGCTTCTCGACGCTCGGCTGGCTCTGTCTCGCCACCTCGCTGTGGCTCTCGCTCGCCGCGCTCGGGGAGGCCGTCGCCTACCCGGTCGTCCTCGTCGTCGTTCCGGTCGGGGCCATCGCCGGCATCACGCCCCTTCCGGGGGGGCTCGGCGGCGTCGAGGCCGTCCTCATCGCCCTGCTCGCCGCGCTGGGCGTGCCGGCCGGCGCGGCCGCGGCCGCCGTCGTCGTCCACCGCCTCGGCACCTACGTCCTCCCAACCGTCGTCGGGGGCGGGGTCGCGGGGGTCCTCGGGTCGAACCGATTCACGTCGTCCGGGTGA
- a CDS encoding 30S ribosomal protein S19e, whose amino-acid sequence MATLFDAPAEDLIEATAEKLADELEQPDWAEFAKTGTARELPPEQEDFWALRGASLLRKVAVDGPVGVDRLSTAYGGAKKGSTRYRVRPHGKTSGSKKVIRTLLQQLDDAGYISTNEKRGREVTGPGRQLLDETAAEVIEDLDRPELERYA is encoded by the coding sequence ATGGCGACACTCTTCGACGCTCCGGCGGAGGACCTCATCGAGGCCACCGCGGAGAAGCTGGCGGACGAGCTTGAACAGCCGGACTGGGCCGAGTTCGCGAAGACCGGAACCGCCCGGGAACTCCCGCCCGAGCAGGAGGACTTCTGGGCGCTGCGCGGCGCCTCCCTCCTCCGGAAGGTGGCCGTGGACGGCCCGGTCGGCGTCGACCGGCTCTCCACCGCCTACGGCGGCGCGAAGAAGGGCTCGACGCGCTACCGCGTCCGCCCCCACGGGAAGACCTCCGGCTCGAAGAAGGTCATCCGGACGCTGCTCCAGCAGCTCGACGACGCCGGCTACATCTCCACGAACGAGAAGCGCGGCCGCGAGGTCACGGGGCCGGGCCGACAGCTGCTCGACGAGACGGCCGCCGAGGTCATCGAGGACCTCGACCGCCCGGAACTCGAACGCTACGCGTAA
- the pyrH gene encoding UMP kinase: MRVVVSVGGSVLVPTPEENRVEPYAAVIEGLAASGHEVAAVVGGGGVAREYIGAARDLGANEIELDQLGIAVTRLNARLLLAALDEPVAASTVAENYEGADEALHRGDIAVMGGVVPAQTTDAVAAALAEYVNADLLVYATSVPGVFTADPNEDPDAERHDELTAEQLVETVATMEMTAGASAPVDLLATKVIQRAGLETIVLDGSDPERVRRAVEAGEFDGTRVVGER, translated from the coding sequence ATGAGAGTCGTCGTCTCCGTCGGCGGCAGCGTGCTCGTCCCGACCCCGGAGGAGAACCGGGTCGAGCCGTACGCCGCCGTCATCGAGGGGTTGGCCGCGTCGGGCCACGAGGTCGCCGCCGTCGTCGGCGGCGGCGGCGTCGCCCGCGAGTACATCGGGGCGGCCCGCGACCTCGGCGCGAACGAGATAGAGCTGGACCAGCTCGGCATCGCCGTCACCCGCCTGAACGCCCGCCTCCTGCTCGCGGCGCTGGACGAGCCGGTGGCCGCCTCCACCGTCGCCGAGAACTACGAGGGCGCCGACGAGGCGCTCCACCGCGGCGACATCGCGGTGATGGGCGGCGTCGTGCCGGCACAGACCACCGACGCCGTCGCCGCCGCGCTCGCGGAGTACGTGAACGCGGACCTGTTGGTGTACGCCACCTCCGTGCCGGGCGTGTTCACCGCCGACCCGAACGAGGACCCCGACGCCGAGCGCCACGACGAGCTCACGGCCGAGCAACTGGTCGAGACGGTCGCCACGATGGAGATGACCGCCGGGGCCTCCGCGCCCGTGGACCTGCTCGCGACGAAGGTCATCCAGCGGGCGGGCCTCGAAACCATCGTCCTCGACGGCTCCGACCCCGAGCGCGTCCGGCGCGCGGTGGAGGCCGGCGAGTTCGACGGCACCCGCGTCGTCGGTGAGCGATGA
- the thiL gene encoding thiamine-phosphate kinase: MDERAALALVGAELDAAGDDCAVLDGTVVSTDMLHETTDFPAGTTRYTAGWRAVGASLSDVAAMGASATAAVAVYAAPTFEGAELRDFLRGAREVCETVGGEYVGGDLDGHDEFTVATTALGATEDPVLRSGAEPGDALCVTGTLGRSAAALRLFGTDDERANDLFRFEPRVRAGVALAPHATAMLDSSDGLARSLHQLAEASGCGFAVEGDRVPVADAVEETADGADDAREMALHFGEDFELVFATPDPEAAAGASPTPVTRVGAVTESGVRLDGDPLPDRGYTH, from the coding sequence ATGGACGAACGCGCCGCGCTCGCGCTGGTCGGCGCCGAACTCGACGCGGCGGGCGACGACTGCGCCGTCCTCGACGGGACGGTCGTCTCCACCGACATGCTCCACGAGACGACCGACTTCCCGGCGGGGACGACCCGCTACACCGCCGGCTGGCGCGCCGTCGGAGCCTCGCTGTCCGACGTGGCCGCGATGGGCGCGTCCGCGACCGCCGCCGTCGCCGTGTACGCCGCGCCGACCTTCGAGGGGGCCGAACTCCGCGACTTCCTCCGTGGCGCGCGCGAGGTGTGCGAGACCGTCGGCGGGGAGTACGTCGGCGGCGACCTCGACGGGCACGACGAGTTCACCGTGGCGACGACGGCGCTCGGCGCGACCGAGGACCCGGTGCTGCGGTCGGGGGCCGAACCGGGCGACGCCCTCTGTGTCACCGGGACGCTCGGGCGGTCGGCCGCGGCCCTGCGGCTGTTCGGGACGGACGACGAGCGGGCGAACGACCTGTTCCGGTTCGAGCCGCGGGTCCGGGCGGGCGTCGCCCTCGCCCCGCACGCGACGGCGATGCTGGACTCGAGCGACGGGCTGGCGCGCTCGCTCCACCAGCTGGCCGAGGCCTCCGGCTGCGGGTTCGCGGTCGAGGGCGACCGCGTTCCGGTGGCCGACGCCGTCGAGGAGACGGCCGACGGGGCCGACGACGCCCGGGAGATGGCCCTCCACTTCGGCGAGGACTTCGAACTCGTGTTCGCGACGCCCGACCCCGAGGCGGCCGCGGGGGCGTCACCGACGCCGGTGACGCGGGTCGGCGCGGTCACGGAATCGGGGGTGCGGCTGGACGGCGACCCGCTTCCCGACCGCGGCTACACCCACTAG
- a CDS encoding potassium channel family protein — translation MFVIVGYGRVGRRTAADLRAEGFDVSVVEVDPERAEWARADGFDVVEGDGEDERALERAGVAEADAVAALTGDLNTNFAACMIAKGYGCRTVMRIDEDYRQEIYERYAADVDEIIYPERLGAAGAKNALLGGDLNVLAEVTEQLTLATVDVPDGSPHLGSRVVSLELPGDARVYAHGHRGEPMEVPLPSVELAVGDQLAVIADRTSLDGVESYLAG, via the coding sequence ATGTTCGTTATCGTCGGCTACGGCCGGGTCGGGCGGCGTACCGCGGCGGATCTCCGTGCGGAGGGGTTCGACGTGTCCGTGGTGGAGGTCGACCCCGAGCGGGCGGAGTGGGCGCGGGCGGACGGGTTCGACGTGGTCGAGGGCGACGGGGAGGACGAGCGGGCACTCGAACGCGCGGGCGTCGCGGAGGCGGACGCCGTCGCCGCGCTGACGGGCGACCTGAACACGAACTTCGCGGCCTGCATGATCGCGAAGGGGTACGGCTGTCGCACCGTGATGCGCATCGACGAGGACTACCGCCAGGAGATATACGAGCGGTACGCCGCCGACGTGGACGAGATAATCTACCCCGAGCGGCTGGGGGCGGCGGGCGCGAAGAACGCCCTGCTCGGCGGCGACCTGAACGTCCTCGCGGAAGTGACCGAGCAGCTGACGCTCGCCACGGTGGACGTGCCCGACGGCTCGCCGCACCTCGGCTCGCGGGTCGTCTCGCTGGAGCTGCCCGGCGACGCCCGGGTGTACGCCCACGGTCACCGCGGGGAGCCGATGGAGGTGCCCCTGCCGAGCGTGGAACTCGCCGTCGGCGACCAGCTCGCGGTCATCGCGGACCGGACCTCGCTCGACGGCGTGGAGTCGTACCTCGCCGGCTGA
- a CDS encoding molybdopterin synthase, whose translation MYTLGIDGPDAGAATDRIAAALDGRVAVVRHLVEDGAVGAAAATPATTYDLGDGWRATGDDDLSLDGALDRLAPDHDYALAVGFPKARIPQVALGGVDVADELVRVPDADALDLDAVVEALHDRPERETLDSLVARVKRSPDADRAGAVATFTGRVRARDAADDAPTEYLEFEMYDGVAQRTMRRIEAELEERDGVLAVAMHHRQGVIPDGEDIVFVVVLAGHRGEAFETVSDGIDRLKDEVPIFKKEVTAEETFWVHEAERDGA comes from the coding sequence ATGTACACGCTCGGTATCGACGGGCCGGACGCCGGCGCCGCGACGGACCGCATCGCCGCGGCGCTGGACGGTCGCGTCGCCGTCGTCAGACACCTCGTGGAGGACGGGGCGGTGGGAGCGGCGGCCGCGACCCCGGCGACGACGTACGACCTCGGCGACGGGTGGCGCGCGACGGGCGACGACGACCTCTCGCTCGACGGCGCGCTCGACCGCCTCGCGCCCGACCACGACTACGCCCTCGCGGTGGGGTTCCCGAAGGCCCGTATCCCGCAGGTCGCGCTCGGCGGGGTGGACGTGGCGGACGAACTCGTCCGCGTGCCCGACGCGGACGCGCTCGACCTCGATGCCGTGGTCGAGGCGCTCCACGACCGACCCGAGCGGGAGACGCTCGACTCGCTCGTCGCGCGGGTGAAGCGCTCGCCGGACGCCGACCGGGCGGGGGCCGTCGCCACCTTCACCGGCCGGGTGCGCGCCCGCGACGCGGCCGACGACGCGCCCACCGAGTACCTGGAGTTCGAGATGTACGACGGCGTGGCCCAGCGGACGATGCGCCGCATCGAGGCCGAACTGGAGGAACGCGACGGCGTCCTCGCGGTGGCGATGCACCACCGACAGGGGGTCATCCCCGACGGCGAGGACATCGTCTTCGTCGTCGTGCTCGCGGGCCACCGCGGCGAGGCGTTCGAGACGGTGTCGGACGGCATCGACCGGCTGAAGGACGAGGTCCCTATCTTCAAGAAGGAGGTCACGGCCGAGGAGACGTTCTGGGTCCACGAGGCCGAGCGCGACGGGGCCTGA
- a CDS encoding TOBE domain-containing protein produces MDAEFDARLHEGDVSFDARDAALLRAVDEAGSLNAAAGELGRSYARAHERLTALEAAFGPLVERTRGGAGGGGSELTDGARDLLARFDRLRAGFDAVAAVEETVLDGRVTERDGELAAVETAAGTVRALVPPGADRVALTLRADAVTLHAPAEVPDADATSARNRLAGTVTALDRGAAVVRVAVDVGADDPLAALVTTDSADRLGLEAGASVVASFKATATRGVET; encoded by the coding sequence ATGGACGCCGAGTTCGACGCGCGACTCCACGAGGGGGACGTGAGCTTCGACGCCCGCGACGCCGCCCTCCTGCGCGCCGTGGACGAGGCCGGGTCGCTCAACGCCGCGGCGGGGGAGCTCGGCCGCTCGTACGCCCGGGCCCACGAGCGACTCACGGCGCTGGAGGCCGCGTTCGGCCCGCTCGTCGAGCGGACGCGCGGCGGCGCGGGCGGCGGCGGCTCCGAACTCACGGACGGCGCGCGCGACCTGCTGGCGCGGTTCGACCGCCTGCGCGCCGGCTTCGACGCCGTCGCCGCCGTCGAGGAGACGGTGCTCGACGGCCGCGTCACCGAGCGCGACGGCGAACTCGCGGCCGTGGAGACGGCCGCTGGCACCGTGCGCGCGCTCGTCCCGCCGGGCGCCGACCGGGTGGCGCTCACCCTCCGGGCCGACGCCGTCACGCTCCACGCGCCCGCCGAGGTCCCCGACGCGGACGCGACGAGCGCGCGCAACCGCCTCGCCGGCACCGTGACGGCGCTCGACCGGGGGGCCGCCGTCGTCCGGGTCGCGGTGGACGTGGGCGCGGACGACCCGCTCGCGGCGCTCGTGACGACGGACAGCGCCGACCGGCTCGGGCTGGAGGCGGGGGCGTCGGTCGTCGCCTCGTTCAAGGCGACGGCGACCCGCGGCGTCGAGACCTAA
- a CDS encoding dihydrodipicolinate synthase family protein, producing MQGTGLPLATPFDAAGDVDHGALAALVEWVEARGVDFIVPCGSNSEAPLLTREERAAVVDTVADATDLPVLAGTGAEGERETLALTRDAAEAGADAALVVTPYYFEHGPDAMADYYRRVADASPVPVYLYSVPAFTGRALAPETVGRVADHPNVAGMKDSSGDMAAFKRILARTPDDFDLLVGSGGVYAEALALGGSGGVLGVANLVPELASAVYAADDPAVARERNDAFVELNHLVTSDYGIPGLKAAMRSRGAPAGVVRSPHTPVPEAVAEELAAAVERALD from the coding sequence ATGCAGGGCACCGGACTCCCGCTCGCCACGCCGTTCGACGCGGCCGGCGACGTGGACCACGGCGCGCTCGCGGCCCTCGTCGAGTGGGTCGAGGCGCGCGGCGTCGACTTCATCGTCCCGTGCGGTTCCAACAGCGAGGCCCCCCTCCTGACGCGCGAGGAGCGGGCCGCGGTCGTCGACACGGTCGCCGACGCGACCGACCTCCCCGTCCTCGCGGGCACCGGGGCGGAGGGGGAACGGGAGACGCTGGCGCTCACCCGCGACGCCGCCGAGGCCGGCGCGGACGCCGCGCTCGTCGTCACGCCGTACTACTTCGAGCACGGCCCCGACGCGATGGCCGACTACTACCGCCGGGTCGCCGACGCGAGCCCCGTCCCCGTCTATCTCTACTCGGTGCCGGCGTTCACCGGCCGCGCGCTCGCGCCGGAGACCGTGGGCCGGGTCGCCGACCACCCGAACGTCGCCGGCATGAAGGACTCCTCGGGCGACATGGCCGCGTTCAAGCGGATTCTCGCGCGGACCCCCGACGACTTCGACCTGCTCGTCGGGAGCGGGGGCGTCTACGCCGAGGCGCTCGCGCTCGGGGGGTCGGGCGGCGTCCTCGGCGTCGCCAACCTCGTGCCCGAACTCGCCTCGGCCGTGTACGCGGCCGACGACCCGGCCGTCGCGCGCGAGCGCAACGACGCGTTCGTCGAACTGAACCACCTCGTCACGAGCGACTACGGGATTCCGGGGCTGAAGGCCGCGATGCGGTCGCGCGGCGCGCCCGCGGGTGTCGTCCGCTCGCCGCACACGCCCGTTCCGGAGGCGGTCGCCGAGGAACTCGCCGCCGCCGTCGAGCGCGCGCTCGATTAG
- a CDS encoding DUF7123 family protein, producing the protein MSATTPANESDTKESRLKSYLAQKAADGEMYFKSKFIADEVGLSPKEIGALMVKLRDSATDLEIEKWSYTSATTWRVTTA; encoded by the coding sequence ATGAGCGCCACTACCCCCGCAAACGAGTCCGACACGAAGGAGAGCCGGCTCAAGAGCTACCTCGCGCAGAAGGCGGCCGACGGCGAGATGTACTTCAAGTCGAAGTTCATCGCGGACGAGGTCGGCCTCTCCCCCAAGGAGATCGGCGCGCTGATGGTGAAGCTCCGCGACTCCGCGACCGACCTCGAGATCGAGAAGTGGTCGTACACGAGCGCCACGACGTGGCGCGTCACCACGGCGTAA
- a CDS encoding DUF7411 family protein, whose protein sequence is MRAGVLFSGGKDSTLAALLLDGFYDVTLVHAGFGVGEAADHARETADAIGFAFDDATLDDAVAEEAVERMAEDGFPRNGIQTVHEAALEAVAGAGYDAVADGTRRDDRVPTVSRARAQALEERHGVDYLSPLAGFGRGAVDRLVDEQLEVEEGPAVELAKGDYEAELRELVREHGGDELAAEVFPDHVQTRVTGRR, encoded by the coding sequence ATGCGGGCGGGAGTGCTGTTCTCCGGGGGGAAGGACTCCACGCTCGCGGCGCTGCTGTTGGACGGCTTCTACGACGTGACGCTGGTCCACGCGGGGTTCGGCGTGGGGGAGGCCGCCGACCACGCCCGCGAGACGGCCGACGCTATCGGCTTCGCGTTCGACGACGCGACGCTCGACGACGCGGTGGCCGAGGAGGCCGTCGAGCGGATGGCCGAGGACGGCTTCCCGCGCAACGGCATCCAGACGGTCCACGAGGCCGCGCTGGAGGCCGTCGCGGGCGCCGGCTACGACGCCGTGGCCGACGGCACCCGGCGCGACGACCGCGTCCCGACGGTGTCGCGGGCGCGGGCACAGGCGCTGGAGGAGCGCCACGGCGTCGACTACCTCTCGCCGCTGGCCGGCTTCGGCCGCGGCGCGGTCGACCGGCTCGTCGACGAGCAACTGGAGGTCGAGGAGGGGCCGGCGGTCGAACTCGCGAAGGGGGATTACGAGGCGGAACTGCGCGAACTCGTCCGCGAGCACGGCGGCGACGAACTGGCGGCCGAGGTGTTCCCCGACCACGTCCAGACGCGGGTCACGGGCCGCCGCTGA